The bacterium genomic sequence TTCCAGCATGTTTGAGATCATTATTACACATAGTTTGGATGGTGAATACACAAGACATTTAAGGCATGAAGAAACTGCAAATGCAGTTTTAAGTTTGTGGCGCAGTAAGAAAGTATCCGCAAATCAGTTATGGACATTTGCATATGAAGATGGTAACGGAAATTATCTCCCAAAAGCGATTGTTGAGGCAGATTTGTTAGTTGAACTTACTGATGAGATATGGCAGAGAAAGTATAACATTATAACTGAAATATATGGTTTCAATAAGGATAGTTTTGAAGCAAGAACCACACCCAGAAAAGAAGCATTCTGGCGTATGAAAGTTTAGAAAGAAGGGCTTAAATGAAAGGTAACAGTTTAGCTACAAAAAGTAATGAGAAAATTTAGATGAGAAAATCAGCGAATAAATTTGAACGAAATAAAAATAATAATCAAGGCGATCTTGTTTGTGGCAAATCAAATTGTCTGAAGAGTTCGGGAGTTAGC encodes the following:
- a CDS encoding PIG-L family deacetylase — its product is MLPTIKKNSKCAVIVAHPDDETLWAGGMILSNSQVDWTIVTICRKSDTDRAPKFFKTLDNFKASGFMADLDDGPEQNPLSSIEIQKTIMELLPSSMFEIIITHSLDGEYTRHLRHEETANAVLSLWRSKKVSANQLWTFAYEDGNGNYLPKAIVEADLLVELTDEIWQRKYNIITEIYGFNKDSFEARTTPRKEAFWRMKV